One part of the Candidatus Cloacimonadaceae bacterium genome encodes these proteins:
- the mreD gene encoding rod shape-determining protein MreD, producing MAWKYIRTYLFGMVFLYLQLLLMPAFEMGKVIPNILIPWLLYLIWTRELKVALIVGFIIGLMYDATQPLTFGLNALIFVLLCVSIDMFRQPFETESKVAKILTIALANIIFHLIQWLIFGVIYAFDTQLMLLNLISFFYNLGITFVVFWLIQFLSRLRVVVVSE from the coding sequence ATGGCTTGGAAGTATATCCGCACCTATCTTTTTGGGATGGTCTTCCTCTATCTGCAGCTCTTGTTGATGCCCGCTTTCGAGATGGGAAAAGTGATCCCAAACATCCTCATCCCCTGGCTGCTCTATCTGATCTGGACGCGAGAACTGAAAGTGGCGCTGATCGTCGGTTTCATCATCGGGCTGATGTATGACGCCACACAGCCGCTGACCTTCGGTTTGAATGCGTTGATCTTCGTGCTGCTCTGCGTGAGCATCGATATGTTTCGCCAGCCCTTCGAAACCGAGAGCAAGGTGGCAAAGATTCTCACCATCGCTTTGGCAAACATCATTTTCCACTTGATCCAATGGCTTATATTTGGCGTCATCTATGCCTTCGATACCCAGCTCATGCTATTAAACCTGATCTCCTTTTTCTATAACCTCGGAATCACGTTTGTGGTCTTCTGGCTGATTCAGTTTCTATCCCGCCTGCGGGTGGTAGTTGTCAGTGAATAA
- a CDS encoding FtsW/RodA/SpoVE family cell cycle protein — protein sequence MINRKKFDFVLTAYLLLLILLGCIAIFTASTTTIGEHTNTQNHWWKELIFSMIAILAVLGLLKLPMPIFDIAVLPLYLVNIIALILVLFTPPVNGAHRWFSFMGINYQPSESAKLLTILMVARIISKDHLSEFKQVVYGFGIMILPVLLILIEPDFGTTLVFGFALLAMLVAADVPLFYVLLIISPVFSIISSLHWLAVIVWIGILIVLLMRARLSWVAITIASIANLFTAIIMPVFWNGLKDYQQARILTFIDPMRDPLGAGYQIIQSKIAVGSGSLIGKGWLQGTQKNMNFLPEHHTDFIFSVIGEEFGFVGALALLGVFALFFWRIINAIDDIKIRERKIAASGILAYLMFQTFINIGMNIGVVPATGIPLPFISYGGSNLLINTVAVGVILKYLNERGFMK from the coding sequence ATGATCAACCGCAAGAAGTTTGATTTTGTCCTCACGGCATATCTGTTGCTGTTGATATTGTTAGGCTGCATCGCCATTTTCACCGCCAGCACCACTACCATCGGAGAGCACACTAACACGCAGAATCATTGGTGGAAGGAGCTGATCTTTTCCATGATCGCCATTCTCGCTGTTTTGGGACTGCTCAAACTGCCGATGCCGATCTTTGATATCGCTGTATTGCCTCTCTATTTAGTCAATATCATCGCTTTGATATTGGTGCTTTTCACGCCTCCGGTGAATGGCGCACACCGCTGGTTCAGTTTCATGGGCATCAACTACCAACCTTCGGAGAGCGCCAAACTCCTCACGATTCTGATGGTGGCGCGGATCATATCCAAAGATCACCTCAGCGAATTCAAGCAGGTGGTCTATGGCTTTGGTATCATGATTCTGCCGGTGCTTTTAATCCTCATCGAGCCGGATTTTGGCACGACTTTGGTCTTTGGTTTCGCGCTGCTGGCAATGTTGGTGGCGGCTGATGTGCCTTTGTTTTACGTGCTTTTGATCATCAGTCCGGTCTTCAGCATCATTTCCTCGCTGCACTGGCTGGCGGTCATAGTCTGGATCGGCATCCTGATTGTCTTATTGATGCGGGCGCGGCTTTCTTGGGTGGCGATCACCATCGCCTCCATTGCCAATCTCTTCACCGCCATCATCATGCCGGTTTTCTGGAACGGATTGAAGGACTATCAACAAGCCCGTATCCTCACTTTCATCGACCCGATGCGAGACCCCCTCGGCGCGGGATATCAGATTATCCAATCCAAGATCGCGGTCGGCAGCGGTTCTCTCATTGGCAAAGGATGGCTGCAGGGAACCCAAAAGAACATGAATTTCCTCCCGGAACATCACACGGATTTTATCTTCAGCGTGATCGGTGAGGAATTTGGCTTTGTCGGAGCCTTGGCGCTCCTTGGCGTCTTCGCGCTGTTTTTTTGGCGCATCATAAACGCTATCGACGATATCAAGATCAGAGAAAGAAAGATTGCCGCGTCCGGGATTTTGGCTTATCTTATGTTTCAGACCTTTATCAACATCGGGATGAATATCGGCGTGGTTCCCGCAACGGGGATTCCGCTTCCTTTCATCAGCTATGGAGGCTCGAACCTCTTGATAAATACGGTCGCTGTCGGTGTGATTTTAAAATATCTAAATGAACGGGGATTTATGAAATGA
- the mrdA gene encoding penicillin-binding protein 2 produces the protein MNKSTPILVFRICMGVLFLLLISFLFRLQVVKGEYYQRIAESNFVRIRRIIATRGEIYDKKYRPIVMNIPSHNLYLISGKIGNTNALASFLQINFGIAKDDLLKRVFEQRFKTYEEILLADNITYETVLALSERMNYYPELVFRIGTTRNYLYPNHFTGYVGRINEDEYKLYREEDYSLNSYIGKTGLERYYEVLLRGMDGKEIVQVDAQGKSLDLFREDSAINPMNGLSLVLSIDNDLQDFAYSVFPPGLRGAIIVSEIKTGGILAYVSKPDYDPNVFMQRISPEVWANLNRLEKPLLDRVIHAAYPPGSIYKPITAAMGLERGLIDRNTLLASCGGGLQIGNRFYKCWSSAGHGRTNVIDALKVSCDVFFYDLISRINLDDIQKHAISSMVVSKTGIDLHNERNGFFPTTRWYKDKMGITSSLQGYKANLAIGQGEVLNTPLQMNALYAAIARSGIWIQPHLLLKAVGRGRLSREQVEPLKELRMPWSANTIRLIQEGLWAVCNAPGGTGRALNVPGATSYGKTGSAENSMGSVTHAWFCGYIVTDKPEIVATAFFENAGGGGAVAAPVVNKIMNYYIGNLEKIKATADVPPQFRTTEEIREPDLPENGTAPAQTIPPPGVSPAPPSSDGLPE, from the coding sequence GTGAATAAAAGCACCCCCATCCTCGTTTTCCGCATCTGCATGGGAGTTTTGTTTCTGCTTTTGATCAGTTTCCTCTTCCGTTTGCAGGTGGTCAAGGGAGAATACTATCAGAGGATCGCGGAGAGCAACTTTGTCCGGATTCGCAGGATCATCGCCACGAGGGGGGAGATTTACGATAAAAAATACCGCCCCATCGTGATGAACATCCCATCTCACAACCTCTATCTCATCAGCGGAAAGATCGGCAATACAAACGCCCTCGCCTCCTTTCTTCAGATCAATTTCGGCATCGCGAAGGACGACCTGCTCAAGCGCGTCTTTGAACAGCGCTTCAAGACCTATGAAGAGATCCTGCTCGCGGATAACATCACCTATGAGACGGTGCTGGCGCTCTCGGAACGGATGAACTATTATCCGGAGCTTGTCTTTCGCATCGGCACAACCCGCAACTACCTATATCCAAATCACTTCACCGGATATGTGGGACGCATCAACGAGGATGAATACAAGCTCTACCGCGAGGAAGACTATTCACTGAACAGCTACATCGGCAAGACTGGGCTGGAGCGCTATTACGAAGTCCTGCTGCGTGGCATGGATGGCAAGGAGATCGTGCAGGTGGACGCTCAGGGCAAGAGTCTGGACCTCTTCCGCGAGGACAGCGCGATCAATCCCATGAACGGCCTCAGCTTGGTGCTCAGCATCGACAATGACCTGCAGGATTTTGCCTATTCTGTATTTCCTCCGGGATTAAGGGGCGCGATCATCGTTAGCGAAATCAAGACCGGTGGCATCCTCGCCTATGTGAGCAAGCCGGATTATGACCCCAATGTCTTTATGCAGCGCATCAGTCCAGAGGTTTGGGCGAATCTGAACCGTCTGGAGAAACCGCTATTGGATAGAGTGATCCACGCCGCTTATCCACCCGGCTCGATCTATAAACCCATCACCGCAGCGATGGGTCTGGAAAGAGGATTGATCGATCGCAACACGCTCCTTGCATCTTGCGGCGGCGGACTCCAGATCGGCAACCGTTTCTATAAGTGCTGGTCAAGCGCTGGACACGGCAGGACGAATGTCATCGATGCCCTCAAGGTATCCTGCGACGTATTTTTCTATGATCTGATCAGCCGCATCAACCTGGACGACATCCAAAAGCATGCCATCTCCAGCATGGTCGTCAGCAAAACGGGGATCGATCTTCACAACGAGCGGAACGGCTTCTTTCCCACCACCCGGTGGTACAAGGATAAGATGGGCATCACCTCCAGTTTGCAGGGCTATAAAGCAAACCTTGCCATCGGACAGGGAGAAGTGCTGAACACGCCTTTGCAGATGAACGCTCTCTATGCGGCAATCGCCCGAAGCGGAATCTGGATCCAACCCCATTTGCTGCTCAAAGCAGTTGGCAGAGGCAGGCTCTCCAGAGAACAGGTGGAGCCGCTGAAGGAGTTACGCATGCCCTGGTCTGCCAATACCATCAGACTGATCCAGGAAGGTCTTTGGGCTGTCTGCAACGCGCCGGGCGGTACCGGCAGGGCTTTGAACGTCCCCGGCGCCACATCCTATGGCAAGACCGGTTCTGCGGAGAACTCCATGGGCAGCGTCACCCACGCTTGGTTCTGCGGATATATTGTCACGGACAAACCCGAGATCGTAGCCACCGCCTTCTTCGAAAACGCCGGAGGAGGAGGAGCGGTCGCGGCTCCGGTGGTGAACAAGATCATGAATTATTATATCGGCAACCTTGAAAAGATCAAGGCTACCGCTGATGTGCCACCCCAATTTCGCACAACGGAAGAGATCCGGGAACCCGATTTACCTGAAAACGGCACTGCGCCTGCACAAACGATTCCTCCACCCGGCGTATCTCCAGCTCCGCCAAGCTCTGATGGACTACCGGAATGA
- a CDS encoding rod shape-determining protein → MSIFDFFGMMANDIAIDLGTANTLVYKKNGGIVIDEPSVVAVSSDGKKIIAIGMQAKVMLGKNPDEVRVIKPLKDGVIADFQVTELMLRNLILRAQKKRLLVRPRVIVCVPSGITEVEKRAVRDSALHAGAREVFLISEPVAAAIGADLPIDQACGNMVMDIGGGTSEIAVISLSHIVVHNSIRVGGDKLDTDIISYLRKKSNLHVGLQTAEKIKITIGSAYPMKQELTMDVRGRDIVSGYPVTIKISSEEIREAISETVATMIDAIKRLFERTAPELSADIAERGIFLTGGGALLKGLDEKICKTVDLPVHVVPDPLECVVKGAGKVLDDIDRYRDVLIKRIED, encoded by the coding sequence ATGTCCATTTTTGATTTTTTCGGCATGATGGCAAACGACATCGCCATCGACTTGGGAACGGCAAACACGCTTGTGTATAAAAAGAATGGCGGGATCGTGATCGACGAACCTTCCGTAGTGGCGGTCTCCAGTGATGGTAAAAAGATCATCGCCATCGGCATGCAAGCCAAGGTGATGCTGGGTAAGAACCCGGATGAAGTCCGCGTGATCAAACCCTTGAAAGATGGCGTGATCGCGGATTTTCAAGTGACGGAACTGATGCTGCGCAACCTCATTCTACGCGCCCAGAAAAAGCGTCTTTTAGTGCGTCCCAGAGTGATCGTATGCGTCCCTTCGGGGATCACCGAAGTAGAAAAGCGTGCGGTTCGGGACAGCGCTTTGCATGCCGGAGCGCGGGAAGTTTTTCTCATTTCCGAACCCGTCGCGGCAGCCATCGGAGCCGATCTTCCGATCGACCAAGCCTGTGGAAACATGGTCATGGACATCGGTGGCGGCACCAGCGAAATCGCGGTCATCTCCCTCTCCCACATCGTGGTGCACAATTCGATTCGCGTCGGCGGGGACAAACTTGATACCGATATCATCAGCTATTTGCGCAAGAAAAGCAACCTGCACGTGGGACTGCAAACCGCGGAAAAGATCAAGATAACGATCGGTTCCGCCTATCCGATGAAGCAGGAATTGACCATGGATGTGCGTGGCAGGGACATCGTTTCCGGCTATCCGGTCACCATCAAGATCTCTTCCGAAGAAATCCGCGAAGCGATCTCCGAGACGGTCGCCACGATGATCGACGCCATCAAACGTCTGTTTGAAAGAACGGCACCGGAGCTCTCAGCCGATATCGCTGAACGGGGAATCTTCCTCACCGGCGGTGGAGCGTTGCTCAAAGGCTTGGACGAAAAGATTTGCAAGACGGTCGATCTCCCCGTGCACGTGGTTCCGGATCCTCTGGAGTGCGTGGTCAAGGGTGCCGGCAAGGTCTTGGACGATATTGACCGCTATCGTGATGTGCTGATCAAACGTATCGAAGATTAA
- the mreC gene encoding rod shape-determining protein MreC, with protein MLKRFLIPLILSVLALAMLIGSAESRGWRASLFGRTVFFPFTHSLQVIKSNQVLKTEIIKLRIQLAEYTLRNLALQNEIKEYLSSTAVSFETGGVDFEIAEVVGYSGQFQQRNLIVNKGRVNGIKPDSPVVSAQGIIGKVISVSDTYCIVLPFSNPQFQIPVMDKSTGVQGILQSELGGLITMSMIKLGSQISVGDTIVTSNLSRIFPKGYPVGSISRIKESQDNLFISAELSPFTLVENLEHVFILKPGRN; from the coding sequence GTGTTGAAACGCTTTTTGATACCGTTGATACTTTCAGTGCTGGCTCTGGCGATGTTGATCGGCAGTGCCGAAAGCCGTGGTTGGAGAGCTTCACTTTTCGGTAGGACGGTCTTTTTCCCTTTCACGCATTCTCTTCAGGTCATAAAATCCAATCAGGTGCTCAAGACCGAGATCATCAAGCTGCGCATCCAACTGGCAGAATACACTTTGCGCAATCTCGCTCTGCAAAACGAAATCAAGGAGTATCTGAGCTCCACCGCGGTCAGTTTTGAAACCGGCGGGGTGGATTTTGAGATCGCAGAAGTGGTGGGCTATTCAGGACAATTTCAACAGCGCAACCTGATCGTCAACAAAGGCAGGGTCAATGGTATCAAACCAGATAGTCCGGTTGTTTCCGCCCAAGGCATCATCGGTAAAGTCATCTCGGTTTCGGATACCTATTGCATCGTGCTGCCATTTTCCAATCCCCAATTCCAGATACCCGTGATGGACAAAAGCACCGGCGTGCAGGGCATCCTCCAATCCGAACTCGGCGGGCTGATCACGATGAGCATGATCAAGCTCGGTTCGCAGATCAGCGTGGGGGACACGATCGTTACCTCCAATCTCTCGCGTATTTTCCCCAAAGGCTATCCCGTGGGCAGCATCTCCCGCATCAAGGAATCCCAGGATAATCTCTTTATCAGCGCGGAACTGAGCCCTTTCACTCTGGTCGAGAACCTGGAGCATGTCTTCATCCTCAAACCGGGGAGGAACTGA